One Oreochromis niloticus isolate F11D_XX linkage group LG16, O_niloticus_UMD_NMBU, whole genome shotgun sequence genomic window carries:
- the mmadhcb gene encoding metabolism of cobalamin associated Db → MTSVQVLCSRSRLVSYLPGLHVLVYRVAGGRAFTAADSSGLKEPALASAPSAKGLQTLRPDEMMGPFGPQDQRFLLPGNVGFDCQLEGETEQQKSLTDKMLPDVLSAPSCYEKHEWLLAPSVGELSNKGDPASSDKVSTAEHYFDNSRVECATQACPELLKKDFQSMFPEAPSCGMMVVTVTQKTQNDMASWSAEVEDEREQMLDKFVAGARDICCALQREGFWADFIDPSSGLAYFGPYTNNTLYETDDRYRHLGFQIEDLGCCKVIRHSLWGTHAFVGTIFTSAPPDTPAMKTLQGR, encoded by the exons ATGACCAGT GTGCAGGTGCTTTGCAGCAGAAGCAGGTTGGTAAGTTACCTTCCAGGGCTCCATGTGTTGGTGTATCGTGTGGctggaggcagagccttcactGCTGCTGATTCTTCAGGCTTAAAGGAGCCCGCTTTGGCCAGTGCTCCCTCTGCTAAAG GACTGCAGACGCTACGGCCTGATGAGATGATGGGGCCGTTCGGGCCCCAGGACCAGCGCTTCCTGCTGCCCGGTAATGTGGGCTTTGACTGCCAGCTGGAAGGAGAGACAGAGCAACAGAAGAGCCTGACAGACAAGATGCTACCAGATGTGTTGTCTGCTCCATCCTGCTATGAGAAGCACGAGTGGCTTCTAGCCCCGTCTGTTGGAGAGCTCTCT AACAAGGGCGATCCTGCGTCCTCTGACAAAGTCAGCACAGCTGAACATTACTTTGACAACTCGAGAGTAGAGTGTGCCACACAGGCATGTcctgaactcttaaagaaag ATTTCCAGTCAATGTTTCCTGAAGCTCCATCCTGTGGTATGATGGTTGTCACGGTTACCCAGAAGACACAGAACGATATGGCGTCATGGTCTGCTGAGGTGGAAGATGAGAGAGAGCAGATGCTTGACAAG TTTGTTGCAGGTGCACGGGACATCTGCTGTGCGCTGCAGAGAGAAGGATTCTGGGCAGACTTCATCGACCCATCATCAGGCCTCGCT TACTTTGGCCCGTACACCAACAACACACTGTATGAGACAGATGACAGATACCGTCACCTGGGCTTTCAGATTGAGGACCTGGGCTGCTGCAAAGTGATCCGACACTCGTTGTGGGGGACACATGCTTTTGTAGGGACAATATTCACCAGCGCACCACCTGATACTCCTGCTATGAAGACGTTGCAGGGTAGATGA